In one window of Rhodanobacter sp. FDAARGOS 1247 DNA:
- the rpoC gene encoding DNA-directed RNA polymerase subunit beta' → MKDLLNLFNQQRATPDFDAIKIALASPELIRSWSYGEVKKPETINYRTFKPERDGLFCAAIFGPVKDYECLCGKYKRMKHRGVVCEKCGTEVTLAKVRRERMGHIELASPTAHIWFLKSLPSRIGLMLDMTLRDIERILYFEAFVVIDAGMTALERGQLLSEDQYLEATEEHGDEFDARMGAEAVFHLLKSLDLPGEVIRLKEEITSTNSETKLKRLTKRVKLIEAFLESGNKPEWMVLTVLPVLPPDLRPLVPLDGGRFATSDLNDLYRRVINRNNRLKRLLELNAPDIIVRNEKRMLQESVDALLDNGRRGRAITGTNKRALKSLADMIKGKQGRFRQNLLGKRVDYSGRSVIVVGPTLRLHQCGLPKKMALELFKPFIFAKLQARGEATTIKAAKKLVEREEAQVWDILEEVIREHPVMLNRAPTLHRLGIQAFEPKLIEGKAIQLHPLVCTAFNADFDGDQMAVHVPLSIEAQLEARTLMMSTNNILSPANGEPIIVPTQDVVLGLYYLTRELINAKGTGMVFSGIGEARRAYDNRAVELHAKVKVRMKLVHIAEDGTRTQQTRIVDTTVGRALLAEIMPEGLPFELANTELTKKNISRLINSSYRLLGLKDTVVFADQLMYAGYRYATRSGISIGIDDMLIPDEKKPILEEAEKEVVEIQQQYQSGLVTAGERYNKVVDIWSRTSELVAKAMIDGIGTEKVKDADGKMVNQKSMNSLYIMADSGARGSVAQIRQLAGMRGLMARPDGSIIETPIKANFREGLNVLQYFNSTHGARKGLADTALKTANSGYLTRRLVDVAQDVVITMDDCGTEDGIIMQPIVEGGDVVEPLRERVLGRVVVEDVYAPGDDDQPIVTRDTLLNEALVEKLDKAGVQLIKVRSPITCEAEHGVCKLCYGRDLARGHLVNMGEAVGVVAAQSIGEPGTQLTMRTFHIGGAASRAAAVDNVTVKTTGSLKYNNLKSVQHKAGHLVAVSRSGELSVIDASGRERERYKVPYGATIAVKDGAAVKPGQTVANWDPHTHPIVTEVAGVVRFIDFLDGVTVQSQTDELTGLESAVVTDPKRRGAQAKDLRPIVRLEDAKGRELKLPGTDIAAQYFLPAGAIVSIQNGAEVGVGDVVARIPQESSKTRDITGGLPRVADLFEARKPKEPAILAERSGIISFGKDTKGKQRLVIKDVDGNEHEELIPKWRQVIVFEGEHVEKGETVVDGEPSPHDILRLLGVEPLASYLVKEIQDVYRLQGVKINDKHIEAIIRQMLRKVEIVEPGDSHYLRGEQIERVRINGENDRAESKGERPAQYQSILLGITKASLATESFISAASFQETTRVLTEAAVRGTRDTLRGLKENVIVGRLIPAGTGLAYHASRRRQGGLSASDLETLSSATPAASFAEAPVGSENGVE, encoded by the coding sequence ATGAAAGACTTGCTCAACCTCTTCAACCAGCAGCGCGCGACGCCTGACTTCGACGCGATCAAGATCGCGCTCGCGTCGCCGGAGCTGATCCGCTCGTGGTCGTACGGCGAAGTGAAGAAGCCGGAAACCATCAACTACCGCACGTTCAAGCCGGAGCGTGACGGCCTGTTCTGCGCCGCGATCTTCGGGCCGGTGAAGGACTACGAGTGCCTGTGCGGCAAGTACAAGCGCATGAAGCATCGTGGCGTGGTCTGCGAGAAGTGCGGTACCGAAGTGACGCTGGCCAAGGTGCGCCGCGAGCGCATGGGCCACATCGAGCTGGCCAGCCCGACCGCGCACATCTGGTTCCTGAAGTCGCTGCCCTCGCGCATCGGCCTGATGCTGGACATGACCCTGCGCGACATCGAGCGCATCCTGTACTTCGAAGCCTTCGTGGTGATCGATGCAGGCATGACCGCGCTCGAGCGCGGCCAGCTGCTCAGCGAAGACCAGTACCTGGAAGCGACCGAAGAGCACGGCGACGAATTCGATGCCCGCATGGGTGCCGAGGCCGTCTTCCACCTGCTGAAGTCGCTGGACCTGCCGGGCGAAGTCATCCGCCTGAAGGAAGAGATCACCTCCACCAACTCCGAGACCAAGCTGAAGCGCCTCACCAAGCGCGTGAAGCTGATCGAGGCGTTCCTGGAGTCCGGCAACAAGCCGGAGTGGATGGTGCTGACCGTGCTGCCCGTGCTGCCGCCGGACCTGCGTCCGCTGGTGCCGCTGGACGGTGGCCGTTTCGCCACCTCCGACCTGAACGACCTGTATCGCCGCGTGATCAACCGCAACAACCGCCTGAAGCGGCTGCTCGAGCTCAACGCGCCTGACATCATCGTGCGCAACGAGAAGCGCATGCTGCAGGAATCGGTCGATGCGCTGCTCGACAACGGCCGCCGCGGCCGTGCCATCACCGGCACCAACAAGCGCGCGCTGAAGTCGCTGGCCGACATGATCAAGGGCAAGCAGGGCCGCTTCCGCCAGAACCTGCTGGGCAAGCGCGTGGACTACTCCGGTCGCTCGGTGATCGTGGTCGGTCCGACCCTGCGCCTGCACCAGTGCGGCCTGCCCAAGAAGATGGCGCTTGAGCTGTTCAAGCCGTTCATCTTCGCCAAGCTGCAGGCGCGTGGCGAAGCCACCACCATCAAGGCGGCCAAGAAGCTGGTCGAGCGCGAGGAAGCCCAGGTCTGGGACATCCTCGAAGAGGTGATCCGCGAACATCCGGTCATGCTGAACCGCGCGCCGACCCTGCATCGCCTCGGCATCCAGGCGTTCGAGCCGAAGCTGATCGAAGGCAAGGCGATCCAGCTGCATCCGCTGGTGTGTACCGCCTTCAACGCCGACTTCGACGGCGACCAGATGGCCGTCCATGTGCCGCTGTCGATCGAGGCGCAGCTGGAAGCGCGCACCTTGATGATGTCGACCAACAACATCCTGTCGCCGGCCAACGGCGAGCCGATCATCGTGCCGACGCAGGACGTGGTGTTGGGTCTGTATTACCTGACCCGTGAACTGATCAACGCCAAGGGCACCGGCATGGTGTTCTCCGGCATCGGCGAGGCGCGTCGTGCGTACGACAACCGCGCGGTGGAGTTGCACGCCAAGGTCAAGGTGCGCATGAAGCTGGTGCACATCGCCGAAGACGGCACCCGCACGCAGCAGACCCGGATCGTCGACACGACGGTGGGTCGTGCCCTGCTGGCCGAAATCATGCCCGAAGGCCTGCCGTTCGAGCTGGCCAACACCGAGCTGACCAAGAAGAACATCTCGCGCCTGATCAACTCCAGCTACCGTCTGCTGGGCCTGAAGGACACGGTCGTGTTCGCCGATCAGCTGATGTACGCCGGCTATCGCTACGCGACCCGTTCGGGCATCTCGATCGGCATCGACGACATGCTGATCCCGGACGAGAAGAAGCCGATCCTGGAAGAAGCCGAGAAGGAAGTCGTCGAGATCCAGCAGCAGTACCAGTCGGGTCTGGTCACCGCCGGCGAGCGCTACAACAAGGTGGTCGACATCTGGTCGCGCACCAGCGAACTGGTCGCCAAGGCGATGATCGACGGCATCGGCACCGAGAAGGTGAAGGATGCCGACGGCAAGATGGTCAACCAGAAGTCGATGAACTCGCTGTACATCATGGCCGACTCCGGCGCCCGTGGTTCGGTGGCGCAGATTCGCCAGCTGGCCGGCATGCGCGGCCTGATGGCCCGTCCGGATGGCTCGATCATCGAGACTCCGATCAAGGCCAACTTCCGCGAAGGCCTGAACGTGCTGCAGTACTTCAACTCGACCCACGGCGCTCGAAAGGGCCTGGCGGATACCGCGTTGAAGACGGCGAACTCCGGTTACCTGACCCGTCGCCTGGTCGACGTGGCGCAGGACGTGGTCATCACCATGGATGACTGCGGCACCGAGGACGGCATCATCATGCAGCCGATCGTCGAAGGCGGCGATGTGGTCGAGCCGTTGCGCGAGCGCGTGCTGGGTCGCGTGGTGGTCGAGGACGTCTACGCCCCCGGCGACGACGACCAGCCGATCGTCACCCGCGACACCCTGCTCAACGAGGCCCTGGTCGAGAAGCTCGACAAGGCCGGCGTGCAGCTGATCAAGGTGCGTTCGCCGATCACCTGCGAAGCCGAGCATGGCGTGTGCAAGCTGTGCTACGGCCGCGACCTGGCCCGTGGCCATCTGGTCAACATGGGTGAAGCCGTGGGCGTGGTGGCTGCGCAGTCGATCGGCGAGCCCGGCACCCAGCTGACCATGCGTACGTTCCACATCGGCGGCGCGGCTTCGCGTGCGGCGGCGGTGGACAACGTGACGGTGAAGACCACCGGCTCGCTGAAGTACAACAACCTGAAGTCGGTGCAGCACAAGGCCGGCCACCTGGTCGCGGTGTCGCGTTCGGGCGAACTGAGCGTGATCGACGCCAGCGGCCGCGAGCGCGAGCGCTACAAGGTGCCGTACGGCGCCACCATCGCGGTCAAGGACGGTGCGGCGGTCAAGCCCGGCCAGACCGTGGCCAACTGGGACCCGCATACCCATCCGATCGTCACCGAGGTGGCCGGTGTGGTGCGCTTCATCGACTTCCTCGATGGCGTCACCGTGCAGAGCCAGACCGACGAGCTGACCGGCCTGGAGTCGGCGGTGGTGACCGATCCGAAGCGCCGCGGCGCGCAGGCGAAGGACCTGCGTCCGATCGTGCGCCTGGAAGATGCCAAGGGTCGCGAGCTGAAGCTGCCGGGCACCGACATCGCCGCGCAGTACTTCCTGCCGGCCGGTGCGATCGTGTCGATCCAGAACGGTGCCGAAGTGGGCGTGGGCGACGTGGTGGCCCGTATCCCGCAGGAATCGTCGAAGACCCGCGACATCACCGGTGGTCTGCCCCGCGTGGCCGACCTGTTCGAGGCACGCAAGCCGAAGGAGCCGGCGATCCTGGCCGAGCGCTCGGGCATCATCAGCTTCGGCAAGGACACCAAGGGCAAGCAGCGCCTGGTGATCAAGGACGTCGACGGCAATGAGCACGAAGAGCTGATTCCGAAGTGGCGCCAGGTCATCGTGTTCGAAGGCGAGCATGTGGAGAAGGGCGAAACCGTCGTCGACGGCGAGCCGAGCCCGCATGACATCCTGCGCCTGCTGGGCGTGGAGCCGCTGGCCTCGTACCTGGTCAAGGAAATCCAGGACGTGTACCGCCTGCAGGGCGTGAAGATCAACGACAAGCACATCGAAGCGATCATTCGCCAGATGCTGCGCAAGGTCGAGATCGTCGAGCCGGGTGACAGTCATTACCTGCGCGGCGAGCAGATCGAGCGCGTGCGGATCAATGGCGAA